A genome region from Microplitis demolitor isolate Queensland-Clemson2020A chromosome 1, iyMicDemo2.1a, whole genome shotgun sequence includes the following:
- the LOC103569291 gene encoding mucin-5AC isoform X2, protein MRFKGCNLFGYTIFIILHLYDEVEGGGGVCKDLQGQTYDSGFYYIPEPCTLCVCDNGNPKWCKAVICRLSQKSIPKQDCKSFRIGTPCCEFICLDDTLSSVTNDKTDGIEGNNGDSSASYDLGLRLVASCITAILSLSLLFFLIHRLRQRKIRAGRQNRELTEEQRSLGSMGYLERGGLPHGMQMDEMACGGGYSLWKPPGNYFPRGEAPPPYEEAVAAARAEQALLTMNPNALSSLNLPTSYLTTQHHSMSAAIPTQNNLPASAPAPVAYNATSPSSSVNARQMNPSQHPCHQQLLPPTDENISAGYYSGSAVTNFSVETNIYENTVPVPVPVSMTNQQRSPEHSSVTHSTHNTHTHSTHEPTPLQSYRESLRHSALPRQGSAFTISATVPNPNTISTHRTIPRTLTTSNAKLRRDFVNHQQPTVLPINTSTKDAKSTEHIPRPTTSSLNTANVNTNVNVNASASASASTNNCTSASTSSSSNDNNLLLINNGHVETRGDNQQRLAAEPSSEAKNNFTTPARDKAPSLMFSNSAEQDGSFDSVTCTCSSQVLPTLHDDTDDYRSECENCKSATGSRYYLDNEDELVTSPHETMTLHRRPEETAASITPQYYRTSLTLPTSTRQRTRSTGGRGNWFSSMPESSTESSDND, encoded by the exons ATGAGATTTAAAGGATGTAACCTATTTGGTTATactatattcataattttacatCTTTACg atGAAGTCGAAGGAGGAGGAGGAGTATGCAAAGATCTGCAGGGTCAGACTTATGACAGTGGATTTTATTACATTCCAGAGCCTTGTACACTTTGTGTATGCGATAATGGGAATCCCAAGTGGTGCAAAGCTGTCATTTGTCGGCTGTCGcag AAATCGATACCTAAGCAGGACTGCAAGTCATTCAGAATTGGAACACCTTGCTGCGAGTTTATCTGCTTGGATGACACTCTGTCGTCAGTGACGAATGACAAGACAGATGGAATAGAGGGTAATAATGGTGACTCGAGTGCCAGTTATGATCTAGGTTTGAGGCTGGTTGCTAGCTGCATCACGGCTATTCTCTCCCTGAGTCTCCTCTTTTTTCTTATCCATCGATTGCGACAGAGAAAAATACGAG CAGGCAGACAGAACCGAGAGCTAACGGAAGAGCAGCGTAGTCTTGGAAGTATGGGTTACCTCGAACGTGGAGGGCTGCCACATGGAATGCAAATGGATGAAATGGCTTGTGGAGGTGGTTACTCACTCTGGAAACCCCCGGGTAATTATTTTCCACGTGGAGAAGCTCCGCCGCCTTACGAAGAAGCTGTGGCAGCCGCACGGGCCGAGCAGGCTCTGCTGACAATGAACCCAAACGCTTTGTCATCTCTGAATCTTCCAACTTCGTACCTCACAACTCAGCACCACTCAATGTCTGCGGCCATTCCGACGCAGAATAATTTACCAGCAAGTGCACCAGCTCCCGTGGCATACAACGCAACAAGTCCATCGTCTTCTGTTAATGCCAGACAAATGAACCCCAGCCAGCACCCGTGTCACCAGCAATTACTTCCGCCCACAGATGAAAATATATCTGCTGGCTACTACAGCGGTTCCGCGGTTACAAATTTTAGTGTTGAgacaaatatttatgaaaatactgTCCCGGTACCGGTGCCAGTGTCCATGACAAATCAGCAACGTTCTCCAGAACATTCCAGTGTTACTCACAGTACACACAATACTCATACTCATAGTACTCATGAGCCGACGCCCTTACAAAGCTACCGCGAGTCTCTGCGTCATTCAGCGCTACCTCGACAAGGTAGTGCGTTTACCATTTCAGCGACAGTGCCAAATCCAAATACTATATCAACACATCGTACTATTCCGCGTACCTTAACTACAAGTAATGCTAAATTAAGACGTGATTTTGTTAACCATCAGCAGCCGACAGTCTTGCCGATAAATACCAGCACGAAGGATGCTAAATCTACGGAACACATTCCTAGACCTACAACATCTTCGCTAAATACTGCAAATGTTAACACTAATGTCAATGTCAATGCAAGTGCTAGTGCTAGTGCTAGTACTAATAATTGCACTAGTGCTAGCACTAGCAGCAGTAGTAATGACAACAATTTGTTGTTAATAAACAATGGACATGTAGAAACACGTGGTGATAACCAGCAACGACTTGCTGCTGAACCCTCTTCGGaggctaaaaataattttactacgCCTGCTCGTGATAAGGCg cCATCATTAATGTTTAGCAATAGCGCTGAACAAGACGGTAGTTTTGATTCGGTAACGTGTACATGTAGCTCCCAAGTCCTTCCAACGTTGCACGACGACACTGACGACTATCGCAGTGAGTGCGAAAATTGTAAAAGTGCAACTGGTTCGCGCTATTATCTAGACAATGAGGATGAACTAGTGACATCGCCACATGAAACGATGACACTTCACAGAAGACCTGAAGAAACTGCCGCAAGTATTACACCTCAGTATTACAGGACTTCATTGACACTGCCAACGAGTACTCGCCAGCGTACtag gaGCACTGGCGGCCGAGGTAATTGGTTTAGTTCTATGCCAGAAAGTTCAACAGAATCTTCCGATAATGATTAA
- the LOC103570218 gene encoding uncharacterized protein LOC103570218, which translates to ILAYDNILTSVRAGSLRKTKNSNKYNLGQDNSQTPANDFYNNQNYFQDIFMEHSKPLELEFGHVFETPSKWEQRFEKNDIENKRYQGKVRWGNNEGSYGEHYWDLNHRR; encoded by the exons attctcgCGTACGATAATATTTTGACAAGTGTGCGGGCTGGATCGCTACGTAAGAcgaaaa actcgaataaatataatttaggtCAGGACAATAGTCAGACACCAgcaaatgatttttataataatcaaaattactttca agatATATTTATGGAGCATTCAAAGCCGCTGGAATTAGAATTCGGTCATGTGTTTGAGACTCCAAGTAAATGGGAGcaaagatttgaaaaaaatgatattgaaaataaaagatatcAAGGCAAa GTACGATGGGGCAATAATGAGGGCAGTTATGGCGAGCATTATTGGGATCTCAATCATAGAAGATAA
- the LOC103570225 gene encoding recQ-mediated genome instability protein 1, with the protein MPYNFDNVRIQLHAEHFMMNDCWLKDCVDYYTTEVNPQAVQAEIVKFVKDQWILSDLREINNQRGCLPKNLAQQKVTSLPGVYILQVEKGYDISTSKYKQLEKIRKVSSENIEVTENERNPSWEPKTKRMMNLYLTDGIQDVTAIEHKPIPFLKDHILPGYKIMIKGPVVCRRSVIMLESNNCSHVGGEIEALLIKNATENVLARALKVEENPDPYNDKPKDEGDNELKLLDEYMDIDIDALEEIEKKYGSKTDAKPPSTKKTPSNPSSGSKRRESVMLDSLPVTFDTIPEIENDFADDFDDEFIGIDETNLNVVGSSDSPAAEPENTKIISTAKKVERLSSVDDFPTDLDFDDFEIDSLDIKEEMSNKIKENTFANARSSAVTSNIKSNATVNTKSTFNFKLSNSSSSKATESSETSVKTTDKIQAVPLFSGSVVSRSPMKNDKVSPSNQKTTKPFATPSKNPPKAARKETPKTNPKNERKITNFFEKKLSDEKKPSPPPIDSYDLIKDIEKIMPVSKEMDKKIKGTIVSLKQLEKRNSDWYLEGVVSDNTGSISVAFSPSILKRLIGFSLSEFSAMKKLKKTNPEVEKELRQGLRGAEFKLSNLHSLLKCKLLPNNPVLHVDSMIDLTGGQRKEL; encoded by the exons atgccttataattttgataatgtGAGAATCCAATTACATGCCGAGCATTTTATGATGAATGATTGTTGGTTAAAAGACTGTGTTGATTATTATACAACAGAAGTCAACCCACAA gCTGTACAAGCAGAAATCGTAAAATTTGTCAAGGATCAATGGATTTTAAGCGATTTGCGAGAAATAAATAACCAACGGGGATGTTTACCAAAAAATCTTGCTCAGCAAAAAGTCACATCATTGCCGGGAGTTTACATTCTGCag GTCGAGAAAGGGTACGACATATCAACATCTAAATACAAACAACTGGAGAAGATTCGTAAGGTTTCTAGTGAAAATATCGAAGTGACAGAGAACGAAAGAAATCCCTCATGGGAGCCCAAGACCAAGAGGATGATGAATTTGTACCTGACTGATGGAATCCAAGATGTCACTGCCATTGAACACAAGCCTATACCCTTTCTCAAG GATCACATTCTGCCAGGATACAAAATAATGATCAAAGGACCGGTTGTCTGCCGCAGATCTGTAATTATGTTGGAAAGTAATAACTGTTCACATGTGGGTGGTGAAATAGAAGCTCTGCTGATTAAAAACGCAACTGAAAATGTCCTGGCACGTGCTCT AAAAGTTGAAGAAAATCCAGATCCGTACAACGACAAGCCAAAAGATGAAGGTGATAATGAACTTAAATTACTCGACGAGTACATGGACATCGATATCGACGCACTTGAGgagattgaaaaaaagtatGGCAGTAAAACTGATGCCAAGCCTCCTTCGACAAAGAAAACTCCAAGCAACCCCAGCAGCGGATCCAAAAGGAGAGAGAGTGTTATGCTTGACAGTCTCCCTGTTACTTTCGACACAATTCCAGAGATTGAAAATGATTTCGCTGATGATTTCGATGATGAGTTTATTGGAATTGATGAAACAAATTTGAACGTCGTCGGCAGTAGTGACAGCCCAGCTGCCGAACCAGAAAATACGAAAATTATTTCCACAGCAAAAAAAGTTGAACGTTTATCGTCTGTCGATGATTTTCCAACTGACTTAGACTTCGACGACTTTGAAATTGATTCCTTGGATATTAAAGAAGAGATGAGCaataaaatcaaagaaaatacGTTTGCTAATGCTAGAAGTAGCGCAGTTActagtaatattaaaagtaatgcGACTGTTAATACCAaaagtacttttaattttaaattatcaaacagTTCTAGTAGTAAAGCTACAGAAAGTAGCGAAACTTCTGTTAAAACAACTGATAAAATTCAAGCAGTTCCGTTATTTTCTGGTAGCGTAGTAAGTCGATCTCcaatgaaaaatgataaagtcAGTCCTTCAAATCAAAAAACGACA AAACCGTTTGCTACGCCATCAAAAAACCCACCAAAGGCTGCTAGGAAAGAAACGCCCAAGACAAATCCGAAAAATGAACGAAAAATCacaaacttttttgaaaagaaattatctgatgaaaaaaaacCAAGTCCTCCTCCAATAGATAGTTATGATTTGATAaaagatattgaaaaaataatgccCGTTAGTAAGGAAAtggataagaaaataaaaggcACTATCGTATCGCTTAAGCAACTCGAGAAAAGGAATTCTGATTGGTACTTGGAAGGAGTTGTTTCTGATAATACCGGAAGTATTAGTGTTGCTTTTTCACCatcg ATATTGAAAAGACTAATTGGCTTTAGTCTGTCCGAATTTTCAgcgatgaaaaaattaaagaagacAAACCCCGAAGTCGAGAAGGAATTGAGACAA GGACTACGTGGAGCTGAATTTAAACTCAGCAATCTCCATTCATTATTGAAGTGTAAACTATTACCCAATAATCCAGTTTTACATGTCGATTCAATGATTGATTTAACTGGAGGTCAAAGAAAAGAACTTTAG
- the LOC103569291 gene encoding mucin-5AC isoform X1 encodes MRFKGCNLFGYTIFIILHLYDEVEGGGGVCKDLQGQTYDSGFYYIPEPCTLCVCDNGNPKWCKAVICRLSQKSIPKQDCKSFRIGTPCCEFICLDDTLSSVTNDKTDGIEGNNGDSSASYDLGLRLVASCITAILSLSLLFFLIHRLRQRKIRVCIAGRQNRELTEEQRSLGSMGYLERGGLPHGMQMDEMACGGGYSLWKPPGNYFPRGEAPPPYEEAVAAARAEQALLTMNPNALSSLNLPTSYLTTQHHSMSAAIPTQNNLPASAPAPVAYNATSPSSSVNARQMNPSQHPCHQQLLPPTDENISAGYYSGSAVTNFSVETNIYENTVPVPVPVSMTNQQRSPEHSSVTHSTHNTHTHSTHEPTPLQSYRESLRHSALPRQGSAFTISATVPNPNTISTHRTIPRTLTTSNAKLRRDFVNHQQPTVLPINTSTKDAKSTEHIPRPTTSSLNTANVNTNVNVNASASASASTNNCTSASTSSSSNDNNLLLINNGHVETRGDNQQRLAAEPSSEAKNNFTTPARDKAPSLMFSNSAEQDGSFDSVTCTCSSQVLPTLHDDTDDYRSECENCKSATGSRYYLDNEDELVTSPHETMTLHRRPEETAASITPQYYRTSLTLPTSTRQRTRSTGGRGNWFSSMPESSTESSDND; translated from the exons ATGAGATTTAAAGGATGTAACCTATTTGGTTATactatattcataattttacatCTTTACg atGAAGTCGAAGGAGGAGGAGGAGTATGCAAAGATCTGCAGGGTCAGACTTATGACAGTGGATTTTATTACATTCCAGAGCCTTGTACACTTTGTGTATGCGATAATGGGAATCCCAAGTGGTGCAAAGCTGTCATTTGTCGGCTGTCGcag AAATCGATACCTAAGCAGGACTGCAAGTCATTCAGAATTGGAACACCTTGCTGCGAGTTTATCTGCTTGGATGACACTCTGTCGTCAGTGACGAATGACAAGACAGATGGAATAGAGGGTAATAATGGTGACTCGAGTGCCAGTTATGATCTAGGTTTGAGGCTGGTTGCTAGCTGCATCACGGCTATTCTCTCCCTGAGTCTCCTCTTTTTTCTTATCCATCGATTGCGACAGAGAAAAATACGAG TTTGCATAGCAGGCAGACAGAACCGAGAGCTAACGGAAGAGCAGCGTAGTCTTGGAAGTATGGGTTACCTCGAACGTGGAGGGCTGCCACATGGAATGCAAATGGATGAAATGGCTTGTGGAGGTGGTTACTCACTCTGGAAACCCCCGGGTAATTATTTTCCACGTGGAGAAGCTCCGCCGCCTTACGAAGAAGCTGTGGCAGCCGCACGGGCCGAGCAGGCTCTGCTGACAATGAACCCAAACGCTTTGTCATCTCTGAATCTTCCAACTTCGTACCTCACAACTCAGCACCACTCAATGTCTGCGGCCATTCCGACGCAGAATAATTTACCAGCAAGTGCACCAGCTCCCGTGGCATACAACGCAACAAGTCCATCGTCTTCTGTTAATGCCAGACAAATGAACCCCAGCCAGCACCCGTGTCACCAGCAATTACTTCCGCCCACAGATGAAAATATATCTGCTGGCTACTACAGCGGTTCCGCGGTTACAAATTTTAGTGTTGAgacaaatatttatgaaaatactgTCCCGGTACCGGTGCCAGTGTCCATGACAAATCAGCAACGTTCTCCAGAACATTCCAGTGTTACTCACAGTACACACAATACTCATACTCATAGTACTCATGAGCCGACGCCCTTACAAAGCTACCGCGAGTCTCTGCGTCATTCAGCGCTACCTCGACAAGGTAGTGCGTTTACCATTTCAGCGACAGTGCCAAATCCAAATACTATATCAACACATCGTACTATTCCGCGTACCTTAACTACAAGTAATGCTAAATTAAGACGTGATTTTGTTAACCATCAGCAGCCGACAGTCTTGCCGATAAATACCAGCACGAAGGATGCTAAATCTACGGAACACATTCCTAGACCTACAACATCTTCGCTAAATACTGCAAATGTTAACACTAATGTCAATGTCAATGCAAGTGCTAGTGCTAGTGCTAGTACTAATAATTGCACTAGTGCTAGCACTAGCAGCAGTAGTAATGACAACAATTTGTTGTTAATAAACAATGGACATGTAGAAACACGTGGTGATAACCAGCAACGACTTGCTGCTGAACCCTCTTCGGaggctaaaaataattttactacgCCTGCTCGTGATAAGGCg cCATCATTAATGTTTAGCAATAGCGCTGAACAAGACGGTAGTTTTGATTCGGTAACGTGTACATGTAGCTCCCAAGTCCTTCCAACGTTGCACGACGACACTGACGACTATCGCAGTGAGTGCGAAAATTGTAAAAGTGCAACTGGTTCGCGCTATTATCTAGACAATGAGGATGAACTAGTGACATCGCCACATGAAACGATGACACTTCACAGAAGACCTGAAGAAACTGCCGCAAGTATTACACCTCAGTATTACAGGACTTCATTGACACTGCCAACGAGTACTCGCCAGCGTACtag gaGCACTGGCGGCCGAGGTAATTGGTTTAGTTCTATGCCAGAAAGTTCAACAGAATCTTCCGATAATGATTAA
- the LOC103569291 gene encoding mucin-5AC isoform X3: MRFKGCNLFGYTIFIILHLYDEVEGGGGVCKDLQGQTYDSGFYYIPEPCTLCVCDNGNPKWCKAVICRLSQKSIPKQDCKSFRIGTPCCEFICLDDTLSSVTNDKTDGIEGNNGDSSASYDLGLRLVASCITAILSLSLLFFLIHRLRQRKIRGRQNRELTEEQRSLGSMGYLERGGLPHGMQMDEMACGGGYSLWKPPGNYFPRGEAPPPYEEAVAAARAEQALLTMNPNALSSLNLPTSYLTTQHHSMSAAIPTQNNLPASAPAPVAYNATSPSSSVNARQMNPSQHPCHQQLLPPTDENISAGYYSGSAVTNFSVETNIYENTVPVPVPVSMTNQQRSPEHSSVTHSTHNTHTHSTHEPTPLQSYRESLRHSALPRQGSAFTISATVPNPNTISTHRTIPRTLTTSNAKLRRDFVNHQQPTVLPINTSTKDAKSTEHIPRPTTSSLNTANVNTNVNVNASASASASTNNCTSASTSSSSNDNNLLLINNGHVETRGDNQQRLAAEPSSEAKNNFTTPARDKAPSLMFSNSAEQDGSFDSVTCTCSSQVLPTLHDDTDDYRSECENCKSATGSRYYLDNEDELVTSPHETMTLHRRPEETAASITPQYYRTSLTLPTSTRQRTRSTGGRGNWFSSMPESSTESSDND, encoded by the exons ATGAGATTTAAAGGATGTAACCTATTTGGTTATactatattcataattttacatCTTTACg atGAAGTCGAAGGAGGAGGAGGAGTATGCAAAGATCTGCAGGGTCAGACTTATGACAGTGGATTTTATTACATTCCAGAGCCTTGTACACTTTGTGTATGCGATAATGGGAATCCCAAGTGGTGCAAAGCTGTCATTTGTCGGCTGTCGcag AAATCGATACCTAAGCAGGACTGCAAGTCATTCAGAATTGGAACACCTTGCTGCGAGTTTATCTGCTTGGATGACACTCTGTCGTCAGTGACGAATGACAAGACAGATGGAATAGAGGGTAATAATGGTGACTCGAGTGCCAGTTATGATCTAGGTTTGAGGCTGGTTGCTAGCTGCATCACGGCTATTCTCTCCCTGAGTCTCCTCTTTTTTCTTATCCATCGATTGCGACAGAGAAAAATACGAG GCAGACAGAACCGAGAGCTAACGGAAGAGCAGCGTAGTCTTGGAAGTATGGGTTACCTCGAACGTGGAGGGCTGCCACATGGAATGCAAATGGATGAAATGGCTTGTGGAGGTGGTTACTCACTCTGGAAACCCCCGGGTAATTATTTTCCACGTGGAGAAGCTCCGCCGCCTTACGAAGAAGCTGTGGCAGCCGCACGGGCCGAGCAGGCTCTGCTGACAATGAACCCAAACGCTTTGTCATCTCTGAATCTTCCAACTTCGTACCTCACAACTCAGCACCACTCAATGTCTGCGGCCATTCCGACGCAGAATAATTTACCAGCAAGTGCACCAGCTCCCGTGGCATACAACGCAACAAGTCCATCGTCTTCTGTTAATGCCAGACAAATGAACCCCAGCCAGCACCCGTGTCACCAGCAATTACTTCCGCCCACAGATGAAAATATATCTGCTGGCTACTACAGCGGTTCCGCGGTTACAAATTTTAGTGTTGAgacaaatatttatgaaaatactgTCCCGGTACCGGTGCCAGTGTCCATGACAAATCAGCAACGTTCTCCAGAACATTCCAGTGTTACTCACAGTACACACAATACTCATACTCATAGTACTCATGAGCCGACGCCCTTACAAAGCTACCGCGAGTCTCTGCGTCATTCAGCGCTACCTCGACAAGGTAGTGCGTTTACCATTTCAGCGACAGTGCCAAATCCAAATACTATATCAACACATCGTACTATTCCGCGTACCTTAACTACAAGTAATGCTAAATTAAGACGTGATTTTGTTAACCATCAGCAGCCGACAGTCTTGCCGATAAATACCAGCACGAAGGATGCTAAATCTACGGAACACATTCCTAGACCTACAACATCTTCGCTAAATACTGCAAATGTTAACACTAATGTCAATGTCAATGCAAGTGCTAGTGCTAGTGCTAGTACTAATAATTGCACTAGTGCTAGCACTAGCAGCAGTAGTAATGACAACAATTTGTTGTTAATAAACAATGGACATGTAGAAACACGTGGTGATAACCAGCAACGACTTGCTGCTGAACCCTCTTCGGaggctaaaaataattttactacgCCTGCTCGTGATAAGGCg cCATCATTAATGTTTAGCAATAGCGCTGAACAAGACGGTAGTTTTGATTCGGTAACGTGTACATGTAGCTCCCAAGTCCTTCCAACGTTGCACGACGACACTGACGACTATCGCAGTGAGTGCGAAAATTGTAAAAGTGCAACTGGTTCGCGCTATTATCTAGACAATGAGGATGAACTAGTGACATCGCCACATGAAACGATGACACTTCACAGAAGACCTGAAGAAACTGCCGCAAGTATTACACCTCAGTATTACAGGACTTCATTGACACTGCCAACGAGTACTCGCCAGCGTACtag gaGCACTGGCGGCCGAGGTAATTGGTTTAGTTCTATGCCAGAAAGTTCAACAGAATCTTCCGATAATGATTAA
- the LOC103569280 gene encoding calcium uptake protein 1 homolog, mitochondrial, with product MMSIQSRYLIISKNIFCTQFARSRYNYPSKFNNKNNNNNNIRREQVIPVREFKNFGHGINRDLSKARTIFLGILLFSLTGLFINYRQLFKNIKKSLTVDAAEMLMEENEDKNNNTSVEQSESEPKKKKKKQKIGFRDRKIIEYENRMRAYSTPDKIFRYFATVKITSLEGTDIYMTPDDFLRAITPGMQQPDGLGLDQYKRFDPKSVHNKLELELDENSIFYKLGSAGLISFSDYIFLLTVLSTSRRHFEIAFRMFDFNGDGDVDSDEFSKVATLIRQQTSIGNRHRDHANTGNTFKGVNSALTTYFFGSNMDQKLTIEKFLDFQEQLQKEILSLEFERRNPDADGNITETDFTELLLAYAGYPENKRIKMIKRVKKQFKDNPQGVNKEDYLKFFHFLNNINDVDTALTFYHIAGASIDQATLKHVARTVAHVELSDHVIQVVYTIFDENLDGQLSNREFVAVMKNRVLRGLEKPKDTGFVKLMQSMMKCAKNSYSFDK from the exons atgatgtcCATACAAAGTCGGTACCTGATAATaagcaaaaatatattttgcaCTCAATTTGCAAGATCACGTTACAATTATcccagtaaatttaataataagaataataataataacaatattcgTCGGGAACAAGTGATTCCAGTCCgggaattcaaaaatttcggtcATGGTATCAACAGAGATTTGTCTAAAGCTAGAACTATTTTCCTGGGAATACTTTTATTCTCTTTGACTGGACTTTTTATCAACTACAGACA acttttcaagaatattaaaaaatcactcaCAGTTGATGCCGCTGAAATGTTGATGGAAGAAAAtgaagacaaaaataataatacatctGTCGAGCAATCGGAGTCAGAGCccaagaagaaaaagaagaaacaaaaaataggaTTCCGCGATCGcaag ATAATAGAGTACGAAAATAGAATGCGAGCATATTCAACACCAGATAAAATATTTCGTTATTTTGCGACAGTAAAGATTACGAGTTTGGAAGGTACTGATATCTACATGACACCCGACGATTTTTTAAGAGCCATTACACCTGGCATGCAACAACCAGacg gTTTGGGATTAGATCAATACAAGCGATTTGACCCGAAG agtgtccataataaattggaattAGAATTAGATGAAAATAGTATCTTCTATAAACTTGGTAGTGCTGGTTTAATAAGTTTTTCAGATTACATTTTCTTACTGACTGTTCtttcaa cATCAAGAAGACATTTTGAAATCGCATTTCGCATGTTCGACTTTAATGGCGACGGAGACGTTGACTCTGACGAATTCAGCAAAGTGGCGACTTTGATAAGACAGCAAACGAGTATCGGAAATCGTCACCGCGATCATGCCAACACCGGAAATACTTTCAAAGGCGTGAATTCCGCATTGACAACATACTTTTTCGGATCTAACATGGATCAAAAATTGACTATTGAAAAGTTTCTCGACTTTCAAGAACAATTgcaaaaagaaattttgagtcttgag TTTGAACGCCGGAATCCTGATGCCGATGGCAATATCACGGAAACGGACTTCACTGAACTATTGTTAGCTTACGCGGGTTATCcggaaaataaaagaattaaaatgattaagagagttaaaaaacaattcaaagaTAACCCGCAGGGAGTTAACAAAGAAgactatttgaaattttttcactttttaaataatatcaatgacGTTGACACGGCTTTGACATTTTATCATATCGCCGGCGCGTCAATAGATCAAGCGACTTTAAAACATGTCGCGCGTACTGTAGCACACGTTGAGTTGAGTGATCATGTTATTCAAGTTGTCTACActatttttgatgaaaatt tggatGGGCAGTTGAGTAACCGCGAGTTTGTAGCAGTAATGAAAAATCGAGTATTGAGAGGCTTAGAGAAACCCAAGGACACTggatttgtaaaattaatgcAGTCAATGATGAAATGTGctaaaaatagttattcatttgataaataa